Proteins encoded by one window of Hafnia alvei:
- a CDS encoding fimbria/pilus outer membrane usher protein encodes MLRTLSGLLMVAMGNVNAQEFYFAPSSLEGDELSQQDIDLSLFSKENGQLPGTYQTKININKQNVDEESIIYISSKSGALLPQLTPLQLRKWGVRVDAYPELTKLTENEPLHKPIGDYIPFASAAFDFNAMTLRISMPQAAIDEHHNENIDPSRWNDGVPVMFADYSFSGSRRENAGSDNNGSNNSQYLNLRSGANLGGWRLRNYSTWRQSGNSQSWQTINTWLQHDIHQLEAQFIAGENSTRGDVFDSLQFRGINVASDDQMLPYNQRGFAPIIRGIASSNAEVSIRQNGYVIYQANVAPGAFEIRDLYSTTNSADLEITVKEADGTEHRFTQPYSSVAVMQRPGNIRYEMTLARYRADDNQASNEPLFAQGSAIYGLNNYFTLFGGSTLSSDYQAFDGGIGVVLGDLGSVSTDVTWARARLDNGEQHDGQSWRLMYTKKIETTDTNFSLASYRYSTSGYYNFADANEKYDDSDDNIDWSHRYNKRSRVQLNINQTVLDSSIYISAYQQDYWQTSHKERSISSGINRTIGDISVNLAYTYSKTSDDSTDQMLSLSFSVPLSRWLPKSWASYNLSSSKQGDTSHSVGLNGTLLDDDRLSYSLQQSHTNHGGTDNSSIYGSYRSQYANLNAGYYYASDSSRQLTYGVSGAVVAHPAGVTLSQPLGDQFAIVSAKGASGVRFTNQRGVQTDYFGNAIIPSLTPYQENTIYIDTTSLPDDVDTDETTMTVIPSRSAAVSTQFTAHVGYRALISLTRPDGRIIPFGAVASVDGLTLGGIVDDRGVLYLSGVSENVPLTVTWGSSAEQRCHASATLSPSSDSAPNGIRQTSALCKPEANHAE; translated from the coding sequence ATGTTAAGAACCTTAAGCGGTCTGCTTATGGTTGCCATGGGTAACGTCAACGCACAAGAATTTTACTTTGCGCCCTCCTCACTTGAGGGGGATGAATTATCACAGCAGGATATCGATTTATCGCTATTTTCAAAAGAAAATGGCCAGTTACCCGGCACCTATCAGACGAAAATAAATATTAATAAACAGAATGTCGATGAGGAATCAATCATCTACATTAGCAGCAAAAGTGGTGCACTACTGCCACAGTTGACCCCCCTACAGCTACGAAAATGGGGCGTGCGCGTAGATGCCTACCCAGAACTGACTAAACTCACCGAAAACGAACCACTGCACAAACCTATTGGCGACTACATTCCTTTTGCCTCGGCTGCGTTCGATTTTAATGCCATGACATTGCGCATCAGTATGCCGCAGGCGGCCATTGATGAGCATCATAATGAAAATATCGACCCTTCACGCTGGAATGACGGCGTGCCCGTAATGTTTGCCGACTATTCATTCTCTGGCTCACGGCGTGAAAATGCAGGAAGCGACAACAACGGCAGCAATAATAGCCAATACCTTAATCTACGCAGCGGAGCGAACCTCGGCGGATGGCGTCTACGTAACTATTCAACCTGGCGACAATCCGGCAATTCACAGTCTTGGCAGACGATTAATACTTGGCTCCAGCACGACATTCATCAACTAGAAGCGCAGTTTATTGCGGGTGAAAACAGTACGCGAGGTGATGTTTTTGATAGCTTACAGTTTCGTGGAATCAACGTTGCTTCTGACGATCAAATGCTGCCCTATAACCAGCGCGGCTTTGCGCCAATCATTCGTGGCATAGCCAGCTCTAACGCTGAAGTTTCAATACGGCAAAACGGCTACGTTATTTATCAAGCCAACGTGGCTCCGGGTGCTTTTGAAATTAGGGATTTGTACTCGACCACCAACAGCGCCGACCTTGAGATCACCGTCAAAGAAGCCGATGGCACCGAGCATCGTTTCACTCAGCCCTACTCCAGCGTGGCTGTTATGCAACGTCCGGGCAATATTCGCTACGAAATGACGCTCGCCCGCTACCGTGCGGATGATAATCAGGCATCTAATGAACCGTTATTTGCTCAAGGCAGCGCGATTTATGGCCTTAATAATTATTTCACTCTTTTCGGTGGCTCTACCCTCTCGTCAGACTATCAGGCTTTTGACGGCGGTATTGGCGTAGTTCTGGGCGACTTAGGTTCAGTGTCAACCGATGTAACGTGGGCGCGTGCACGCTTGGATAATGGCGAGCAGCACGATGGGCAGTCTTGGCGCTTGATGTATACCAAGAAGATAGAGACCACCGACACTAACTTTTCGCTGGCGAGCTATCGCTATTCCACAAGTGGTTACTATAACTTTGCCGATGCTAATGAAAAATATGATGACAGCGATGACAACATCGACTGGTCGCACCGTTACAATAAACGCAGTCGAGTTCAGTTAAATATTAATCAGACCGTACTAGATAGCAGTATATACATTTCTGCTTATCAACAAGATTATTGGCAGACCAGCCATAAGGAACGCAGCATTTCGTCAGGCATCAACCGGACAATAGGCGACATCAGCGTTAACCTTGCGTACACCTATAGCAAAACTAGCGATGACTCGACCGATCAGATGCTGTCGCTCAGCTTTAGCGTCCCGTTATCACGCTGGCTGCCCAAAAGCTGGGCCAGCTATAATCTCAGCAGCAGCAAACAAGGCGACACCAGCCATAGCGTTGGGCTAAATGGCACCTTGCTGGATGATGACCGACTGAGCTACTCATTACAACAAAGTCATACCAATCATGGTGGTACTGACAATAGTAGTATCTATGGCAGCTATCGATCGCAATACGCTAATTTGAATGCGGGTTATTACTATGCCTCCGACAGCTCTCGACAGCTAACCTACGGCGTGAGCGGAGCCGTTGTCGCTCATCCTGCGGGTGTCACGCTCTCTCAACCGCTAGGCGATCAATTTGCAATTGTTAGCGCGAAAGGCGCATCCGGCGTACGTTTCACCAACCAGCGTGGCGTCCAAACCGACTACTTTGGCAATGCCATCATCCCTTCTCTAACGCCTTACCAAGAAAACACTATTTATATCGACACCACCAGCCTGCCAGACGATGTCGATACAGATGAAACGACGATGACGGTTATTCCCAGCCGTAGTGCTGCGGTCAGCACGCAATTTACAGCGCATGTGGGTTATCGCGCGCTGATCTCATTAACTCGACCTGATGGCCGCATTATTCCCTTTGGCGCAGTGGCCAGCGTCGACGGGTTAACGCTGGGTGGCATCGTGGATGACCGCGGCGTGTTATATCTCTCTGGCGTGAGTGAAAACGTGCCGTTAACGGTGACATGGGGCAGCTCAGCAGAACAGCGCTGCCACGCCAGTGCCACGCTATCCCCCTCTTCTGACTCGGCCCCTAACGGTATCCGCCAGACCAGCGCACTCTGCAAGCCGGAGGCAAATCATGCAGAATAA
- a CDS encoding fimbrial protein, which translates to MQNKTPTSRMYLVRMKNVLVLFALFPLFAQAATTVLQGCFSTLADYAININTEMPAAQNRNGNTININDHLIGDGPSVTANCACPKNLYSNTVIYETTAAGSPLPPGRNGYGYLTDHLDVDITGYTNSINSPDGSGLQPISISTYPTPFSSMSKVNDPFLKPTEGTDDVCSDSTRPTSGSTTKRGFKWNIIALSIYVKTAILGEEIIPSTIVAQNYSCLAMGNYCSLSDTKQVSNIRIAGKITAPLTCTINAGSTIEVELGNIVTSQFVSQGQPPASYTLKNVDISYHCDDPAAANSGKIKFSLSADQGVLPDSNNLIARMLNRNDVGVRMYDKSGNDIVLDGSLDLPVTLDTQGNGKISMDAAPVSTTSNRPQPGKFEGNMTVKMELR; encoded by the coding sequence ATGCAGAATAAAACCCCAACTAGCCGCATGTACCTTGTGCGAATGAAGAACGTACTTGTGCTATTTGCACTTTTCCCTCTGTTTGCTCAGGCAGCAACCACCGTATTGCAAGGATGCTTCTCCACGCTTGCCGATTACGCCATTAACATCAACACCGAAATGCCGGCTGCGCAAAACCGGAATGGAAACACGATTAATATTAATGATCACCTCATTGGCGATGGGCCATCGGTAACCGCCAATTGTGCTTGTCCAAAGAACCTTTACTCTAACACTGTCATTTATGAAACTACGGCGGCTGGTAGCCCGCTCCCCCCAGGACGAAATGGCTATGGCTATTTAACCGATCATCTCGATGTCGACATTACAGGCTATACGAATTCAATAAATTCCCCCGACGGTAGCGGCCTGCAGCCCATTAGTATCAGTACTTACCCAACGCCATTCTCGAGTATGAGTAAAGTTAATGACCCATTTCTAAAACCGACAGAAGGTACTGACGACGTTTGCAGTGACTCAACCCGACCTACCAGTGGAAGTACAACGAAAAGAGGTTTCAAATGGAATATCATCGCCCTTAGCATTTACGTTAAAACGGCGATTTTAGGCGAAGAGATTATTCCATCCACTATTGTTGCCCAAAACTACTCGTGTCTCGCCATGGGAAACTATTGCTCTCTCAGTGATACCAAACAGGTCTCCAATATTAGAATCGCAGGCAAAATCACTGCACCACTCACCTGTACGATTAATGCAGGCAGCACGATTGAGGTTGAATTAGGCAATATTGTGACTTCCCAATTTGTTTCCCAAGGACAGCCACCGGCGAGCTACACGCTAAAAAACGTTGATATTTCTTACCACTGCGACGATCCTGCAGCCGCTAACTCAGGGAAAATCAAATTTAGCCTCAGCGCCGATCAAGGTGTTTTACCAGACAGCAATAACCTTATTGCCCGCATGCTTAATCGCAACGACGTTGGCGTGCGTATGTATGATAAAAGTGGTAATGATATTGTATTAGATGGTTCGCTTGATTTACCCGTTACACTAGACACACAGGGAAATGGCAAGATCAGCATGGACGCAGCACCGGTTAGTACCACCTCAAATCGCCCACAGCCTGGAAAATTTGAAGGCAACATGACGGTCAAAATGGAACTACGCTAA
- the acrD gene encoding multidrug efflux RND transporter permease AcrD, which translates to MANFFIDRPIFAWVIAIIISLTGLLAINSLPVEQYPNLAPPTVRISASYPGASAQTLENTVTQIIEQNMTGLDGLLYMSSQSSSTGSATITLTFQAGINPNEAMQQVQNQLQGATRKLPQDVQQQGITVSKSGDNSLMTVAFVSTDHSMTRQDIADYVASNLQDPISRIDGVGSVDAFGSQYAMRIWLDPNKLNSYNLTSQNVVNAIETQNNQIAVGQVGGTPSVNGQALNATMNAQAQLQTPEQFRDITLRVNADGSYVTLGDVATVELGAENYDYLSRYNGMPASGMSIKLASGANELATDKLVKAKLGELEQYFPHGLKVEYAYETTPFVQASIKDVVKTLFEAIFLVFLVMYLFLQNFRATLIPTIAVPVVLLGTYAVLYAFGYSINTLTMFAMVLAIGLLVDDAIVVVENVERVMAEESLSPREATRKSMAQIQSALVGIALVLSAVFVPMAFFGGTTGAIYRQFSITIVSAMVFSVLVALILTPALCSTLLKPIKQGQIHTKRGFFGWFNRVFDRSTRQYENGVARVVRNSGKTMLLYLLIIVGLALAFTRLPTSFLPLEDRGVFMTQIQLPVGSTQQQTLKVVEKVENYLLQDEKKNVVSVFSIIGSGPGGNGQNVARMFVRLKHWDERTGPDDTSFAIIDRATTAFGKIKEARVFASSPPAISGLGNSAGFDMELEDHAGLGHAELMKARDTLLAAAAKEPLLTRVRHNGLDDSPQLQVNIDQRKAQALGVDIDDINSTLKTAWGSTYVNDFIDRGRVKKVYVQGAAPYRMLPDDIYRWYVNNSSGAMVPFSAFADSKWTYGSPRLERYNGNAALEIVGEAATGVSTGTAMDIMERLVSQLPNGIGLEWTGMSYQERLSGAQAPALYAISLLVVFLCLAALYESWSIPFSVMLVVPLGVLGAVCATWIRGLENDVYFQVGLLTIIGLSAKNAILIVEFANELHRSGKDLLEATLEACRLRLRPILMTSLAFIFGVLPMAISHGAGSGSQHAVGTGVLGGMFTATFLAIFFVPVFFILVRRRFPGKTASAIEPEEIIPPNG; encoded by the coding sequence GTGGCTAATTTCTTTATCGATCGCCCAATTTTTGCCTGGGTTATCGCCATTATTATCAGCCTGACCGGGTTGTTAGCAATTAACTCACTGCCCGTTGAGCAGTACCCTAATCTTGCGCCACCGACGGTGCGTATCAGCGCATCGTATCCTGGTGCGTCAGCCCAAACGCTTGAAAATACCGTTACCCAGATCATTGAACAGAATATGACGGGATTGGACGGCTTGCTCTACATGTCCTCCCAAAGCAGTAGCACCGGCAGTGCCACAATCACGCTGACATTTCAGGCGGGCATAAACCCTAATGAAGCCATGCAGCAGGTTCAAAATCAGCTACAGGGCGCCACGCGTAAACTGCCGCAAGACGTACAGCAACAAGGGATCACGGTTTCAAAATCAGGTGATAACAGCCTGATGACCGTTGCGTTTGTATCAACCGACCACAGCATGACGCGACAGGATATCGCCGATTACGTTGCCAGCAACCTGCAGGATCCTATCAGCCGTATCGACGGCGTTGGCAGCGTTGATGCCTTCGGCTCTCAGTACGCAATGCGCATCTGGCTCGATCCGAACAAACTTAATAGCTATAACCTCACCAGCCAAAATGTGGTGAATGCGATTGAAACCCAGAACAACCAAATCGCCGTTGGGCAGGTTGGTGGCACACCGTCGGTGAATGGTCAGGCGCTGAACGCCACCATGAATGCTCAAGCCCAGCTGCAAACGCCGGAACAGTTCCGCGATATCACACTTAGAGTCAACGCAGATGGTTCTTACGTTACCTTAGGTGACGTTGCTACCGTAGAACTCGGGGCTGAAAACTATGACTATTTGAGCCGTTACAACGGAATGCCCGCCTCAGGGATGAGCATCAAACTCGCTTCTGGCGCTAATGAATTAGCCACCGACAAGCTGGTTAAAGCTAAGCTCGGCGAGCTAGAACAGTATTTCCCTCATGGGTTAAAAGTCGAATACGCTTACGAAACCACACCGTTTGTACAAGCATCGATCAAAGACGTCGTGAAAACGCTGTTTGAAGCGATTTTCCTCGTCTTCTTGGTTATGTATCTGTTCCTGCAAAATTTCCGCGCTACCTTGATCCCAACCATCGCCGTCCCCGTCGTTTTACTGGGTACGTATGCGGTGCTTTATGCCTTTGGTTACAGTATCAATACGCTCACGATGTTTGCCATGGTGCTCGCCATCGGATTACTGGTTGATGATGCGATAGTCGTTGTCGAAAACGTCGAACGCGTCATGGCCGAAGAAAGCCTATCCCCTAGGGAAGCAACGCGAAAATCCATGGCACAGATCCAGAGTGCGCTGGTTGGTATTGCACTGGTGCTGTCTGCGGTATTTGTACCCATGGCCTTTTTTGGTGGCACCACTGGCGCTATTTACCGCCAGTTTTCCATCACCATCGTTTCCGCGATGGTTTTCTCTGTTTTAGTTGCGCTTATTCTTACTCCTGCACTGTGTTCGACGCTGCTTAAACCGATTAAACAAGGTCAAATTCATACCAAACGAGGCTTCTTTGGCTGGTTTAACCGCGTATTCGATCGCAGCACTCGTCAATATGAAAATGGTGTTGCTCGCGTCGTTCGCAACAGCGGTAAAACCATGCTGCTATATCTACTGATTATTGTTGGTCTAGCGCTCGCCTTCACTCGCTTGCCAACGTCATTCTTACCGCTCGAGGACCGTGGGGTCTTCATGACCCAGATCCAGTTACCCGTGGGTTCAACCCAGCAGCAGACGCTCAAAGTGGTCGAAAAAGTTGAGAACTATCTGTTGCAGGATGAAAAGAAAAACGTTGTTTCCGTCTTCTCAATTATTGGCTCTGGGCCTGGGGGTAATGGTCAGAACGTGGCGCGTATGTTTGTGCGATTAAAGCATTGGGACGAGCGTACTGGGCCTGATGATACGTCGTTTGCCATTATTGATCGCGCAACAACGGCATTTGGTAAAATTAAAGAAGCAAGAGTGTTTGCCAGCAGCCCGCCAGCGATCTCCGGTTTAGGAAACTCTGCCGGTTTTGATATGGAACTGGAAGACCATGCGGGCCTCGGCCATGCAGAACTGATGAAGGCACGTGATACGCTGTTAGCTGCTGCTGCGAAAGAGCCCCTCTTGACGCGTGTTCGTCACAACGGTTTGGATGACAGTCCGCAACTGCAGGTAAACATTGATCAACGTAAAGCACAGGCGCTTGGCGTCGATATTGACGATATCAATAGCACCTTAAAAACGGCGTGGGGTTCGACCTACGTCAACGATTTCATCGACCGAGGCCGCGTTAAAAAAGTGTATGTTCAGGGGGCGGCACCTTATCGTATGCTGCCAGATGATATTTACCGTTGGTACGTGAATAACAGCAGTGGTGCAATGGTGCCATTCTCCGCTTTTGCCGACAGTAAATGGACATACGGTTCACCACGACTCGAACGCTATAACGGTAACGCAGCGCTGGAAATCGTTGGGGAAGCGGCTACAGGTGTGAGTACCGGTACGGCGATGGATATTATGGAGCGCCTTGTCAGCCAGTTGCCGAATGGTATCGGTTTGGAATGGACGGGAATGTCTTACCAGGAACGCCTCTCCGGCGCGCAAGCACCGGCGCTTTACGCCATTTCATTGCTGGTGGTATTCCTGTGTCTGGCTGCATTATACGAAAGTTGGTCGATTCCCTTCTCCGTTATGCTGGTGGTACCTTTGGGCGTATTGGGCGCGGTATGCGCGACGTGGATACGTGGTCTGGAGAACGATGTTTACTTCCAAGTCGGTTTACTTACCATCATTGGACTTTCAGCGAAAAACGCGATCTTAATTGTTGAATTCGCCAACGAGCTACATCGTTCCGGCAAAGATTTATTGGAAGCTACACTGGAAGCTTGTCGGCTGCGACTACGCCCAATTCTGATGACCTCATTAGCATTTATCTTTGGCGTATTGCCAATGGCAATCAGTCACGGCGCCGGTTCGGGGAGCCAGCATGCTGTCGGTACGGGCGTATTAGGAGGGATGTTCACCGCCACCTTCCTAGCCATTTTCTTCGTACCGGTATTCTTCATTTTGGTTCGTCGCCGTTTTCCAGGAAAAACCGCGTCAGCAATTGAACCCGAAGAAATCATCCCGCCGAATGGATAG
- a CDS encoding ArsC family reductase produces the protein MTALSENTSLYLYGIKNCDTIKKAKKWLEEQQIAYQFHDYRADGLDAELLRTFIEQLGWESLLNTRGTTWRKLNESVRQSINNADSAAELMLAQPAIIKRPLLAHNHRMLLGFNPDQYTQFLAEEKIR, from the coding sequence ATGACAGCACTCTCAGAAAATACGTCTCTTTACCTTTACGGTATTAAAAACTGCGATACGATCAAAAAAGCTAAAAAGTGGCTGGAAGAACAGCAGATTGCCTATCAATTCCACGATTACCGTGCCGACGGCCTAGATGCGGAACTGTTACGCACCTTTATTGAGCAGTTAGGTTGGGAGTCACTGCTTAATACCCGTGGCACAACATGGCGTAAACTCAATGAGTCTGTACGCCAAAGTATCAATAATGCTGATTCAGCTGCTGAATTAATGCTGGCGCAGCCCGCAATCATCAAGCGCCCACTGCTCGCCCATAATCACCGCATGCTGCTGGGATTCAATCCTGATCAATACACACAATTTTTAGCTGAGGAGAAAATACGATGA
- the dapE gene encoding succinyl-diaminopimelate desuccinylase translates to MTCPVLELTQQLIKCRSVSPEDAGCQDLLIDRLKAVGFTIEDMTFGDTRNFWAYRGGNGPTLAFAGHTDVVPSGDESKWTNPPYEPTLRDGMIYGRGAADMKGSLAAMVVAAERFVEANPDHQGRLAFLITSDEEASAVNGTVKVVEQLTARKEKVEYCLVGEPSSTERVGDVVKNGRRGSMTANLYIHGIQGHVAYPHLADNPIHKAAPMLHELVNEIWDEGNEFFPPTSMQIANMAAGTGSNNVIPGELYVQFNFRFSTESTVESIKARVKDLLDRHQLNYKLEWNVSGLPFLTPRGHLVDAVINAIEHYGEITPQLLTTGGTSDGRFIAQMGTQVVELGPVNATIHKIDECVHAADLQLLSRMYQRIMEQLIV, encoded by the coding sequence ATGACCTGCCCTGTTCTTGAGCTCACTCAGCAACTCATAAAATGCCGTTCCGTTAGCCCTGAAGATGCGGGCTGCCAAGATTTGTTAATTGACCGCCTCAAAGCGGTCGGTTTTACCATTGAAGACATGACCTTTGGCGACACCCGGAACTTCTGGGCCTACCGCGGCGGTAACGGCCCCACGCTGGCCTTCGCCGGTCATACCGACGTGGTTCCAAGCGGCGATGAATCTAAATGGACGAACCCGCCCTATGAACCTACCTTACGCGACGGCATGATCTATGGTCGAGGCGCTGCTGACATGAAAGGTTCATTGGCAGCGATGGTGGTTGCAGCTGAGCGTTTTGTCGAAGCCAATCCAGATCATCAAGGTCGACTCGCCTTTTTGATCACTTCAGATGAAGAAGCCAGTGCGGTAAACGGCACGGTAAAAGTGGTTGAGCAACTGACAGCAAGAAAGGAAAAAGTCGAATATTGCTTGGTCGGCGAGCCATCCAGCACCGAAAGAGTGGGTGACGTCGTCAAAAATGGCCGTCGTGGCTCAATGACTGCGAACCTCTATATTCACGGCATTCAAGGTCATGTCGCCTACCCACACCTAGCTGATAACCCGATTCATAAAGCCGCACCTATGCTTCACGAACTCGTGAATGAAATCTGGGATGAGGGCAACGAATTTTTCCCACCGACCAGCATGCAAATTGCCAATATGGCGGCAGGAACGGGAAGTAACAACGTGATCCCCGGTGAACTTTATGTACAGTTTAATTTCCGTTTCAGCACCGAATCGACGGTAGAATCAATTAAGGCTCGTGTAAAAGACCTGCTAGATCGCCATCAGTTAAATTATAAATTAGAATGGAATGTATCAGGGTTACCTTTCTTGACCCCACGTGGTCATCTGGTCGATGCCGTCATTAATGCCATTGAGCACTATGGGGAAATAACGCCTCAGTTGCTGACTACCGGCGGCACTTCTGATGGGCGCTTTATCGCGCAGATGGGCACTCAAGTGGTTGAACTGGGGCCAGTCAATGCCACTATTCATAAAATTGATGAATGTGTTCATGCCGCTGACCTACAATTACTCAGCCGTATGTACCAAAGAATCATGGAGCAACTCATCGTATGA
- a CDS encoding M15 family metallopeptidase → MMTMAMLTGQSTEHLAVLCGHHRLQPEAIEAFQALQRAAKNAGFNLQPASTFRDFARQQTIWNAKFEGERAVLDENSQPIDISTLTKGELCCAILRWSALPGASRHHWGTDLDIYDPDLLPEGKKLQLEPWEYLEGGYFSALSHWLTDNMEQFGFYRPFSDEEQGVAVEPWHLSYRPLSRLAEHQLTEDVLKNAWQGQHIAGSDWLIPHLSDVFSRFITVKDRGQPCNG, encoded by the coding sequence ATGATGACGATGGCAATGCTGACCGGACAAAGCACAGAGCATCTTGCGGTGCTCTGTGGTCATCATCGTTTACAACCTGAGGCCATTGAGGCTTTTCAGGCATTACAACGTGCGGCAAAAAATGCGGGATTTAATTTACAGCCCGCAAGCACGTTTAGAGATTTCGCTCGCCAGCAGACTATTTGGAATGCCAAGTTTGAAGGTGAGCGTGCCGTTCTAGATGAAAATAGCCAGCCGATAGACATCAGTACGCTAACCAAAGGAGAGCTGTGCTGCGCCATTTTACGCTGGTCTGCGCTGCCCGGAGCTAGCCGGCACCATTGGGGAACCGATCTTGATATCTACGATCCCGATCTTCTACCTGAGGGTAAAAAACTTCAGCTAGAGCCATGGGAATATCTTGAGGGTGGATATTTCTCTGCCTTGAGCCACTGGCTAACAGATAATATGGAACAGTTTGGTTTCTATCGCCCATTTAGTGATGAAGAACAAGGCGTTGCAGTAGAGCCGTGGCATCTCAGTTATCGGCCACTATCAAGGTTAGCAGAACATCAACTTACTGAAGATGTACTTAAAAATGCCTGGCAAGGGCAGCATATTGCCGGTTCAGATTGGCTAATCCCTCATCTGTCCGACGTTTTTTCTCGTTTTATTACCGTAAAAGACAGGGGGCAACCATGCAATGGTTAG
- a CDS encoding S24 family peptidase, giving the protein MGFPSPAADYTDKPISLDELFIKTPHATYFMKCPDYCPSAGVLKDALLVIDSSKRPVHGSVVVAALCGEFVLRRLLTMPVPCLAKLENYDDVTFADEETGFEIFGVVTHVVNDMTMSEFDDNPCM; this is encoded by the coding sequence ATGGGCTTCCCATCCCCAGCAGCGGACTACACAGATAAGCCAATTAGTCTTGATGAGCTATTTATCAAGACACCACACGCAACATACTTCATGAAGTGCCCAGACTATTGTCCGAGCGCCGGTGTGCTCAAAGATGCGCTACTTGTGATCGATAGCTCGAAACGACCGGTTCATGGAAGCGTCGTTGTTGCGGCACTCTGCGGCGAGTTCGTCTTGCGCCGGTTGTTGACGATGCCAGTGCCTTGTTTGGCGAAACTGGAAAACTATGATGATGTGACGTTCGCTGATGAAGAAACAGGATTTGAAATATTCGGAGTAGTGACACATGTGGTCAACGATATGACTATGAGCGAGTTTGATGACAACCCGTGTATGTGA
- a CDS encoding ORF6N domain-containing protein produces the protein MTTHISAETLSQVTYKNTPVITTELLAKLYGTDTNNIKVNYTRNADRFICGKHYFKLEGAALREFKDKVTQSNLVASRAKHLILWTERGAARHAKMLETDQAWEVFEKLEDFYFSQKDKSPSTDVTPISTPADARYNVKVIIHDNWMGGGIELLGKGDTFRAIANGIATDLGYKPHAFTHIPASKEKFKRIH, from the coding sequence ATGACCACTCACATTTCTGCTGAAACCCTATCACAAGTAACATACAAAAATACTCCTGTTATAACTACTGAGTTATTAGCAAAACTGTATGGCACCGACACTAATAACATCAAAGTAAATTACACTCGGAACGCCGATAGATTCATTTGTGGTAAACACTACTTCAAGTTGGAGGGTGCTGCTCTAAGGGAGTTTAAGGACAAGGTTACTCAAAGTAACTTAGTCGCATCGAGAGCTAAACACCTCATCTTATGGACAGAACGCGGCGCGGCCAGACACGCGAAGATGCTGGAAACAGATCAGGCATGGGAAGTATTCGAGAAGCTGGAAGATTTCTACTTCAGCCAGAAAGATAAATCGCCTTCAACTGATGTCACGCCGATCTCCACGCCAGCAGATGCTCGCTACAACGTTAAAGTGATCATCCATGACAACTGGATGGGGGGCGGGATTGAGCTACTTGGTAAAGGCGATACGTTTAGAGCTATAGCGAATGGCATAGCTACTGACTTAGGCTACAAACCTCACGCCTTTACTCACATACCGGCTAGCAAAGAGAAGTTTAAGCGGATTCATTAA